The following are encoded together in the Coffea arabica cultivar ET-39 chromosome 1c, Coffea Arabica ET-39 HiFi, whole genome shotgun sequence genome:
- the LOC113714368 gene encoding DNA ligase 1-like isoform X2 produces MASRPSAFDLLMSNASKKKSEQKQQKLSPKKRKTPTPIITSQNSAPISVKEPDSAQIKETQLEKDMKNDDSSKIKDAQLGKSEEAVVKKPKVAITPDASLLELKDKAASFDPKKAAYWGKGQRVPFMFVAKALDAISKESGRIAITAIVCNMLRTVMETTPEDLVAVVYLLANRIAPAHEGLELGIGDASIIKALSEACGTKEAQIKKQYKELGDLGLVAKASRSSQSLMRKPEALTVVKVFDTFRLIAKESGKDSQEKKKNHIKALLVAATDCEPQYLIRLLQAAKIVKQVYSVIPVYDKIIPALLADGVWDLPKTCSFSPGVPVGPMLAKPTKGVSEILDKFQDIEFTCEYKYDGERAQIHYMEDGTVEIYSRNAERNTGKYPDVVDAISRYFYCSPFQL; encoded by the exons ATGGCTTCTCGCCCTTCTGCCTTCGACCTCCTCATGTCCAATGCTAGCAAGAAAAAGTCCGAGCAGAAACAACAAAAACTATCTCCCAAGAAACGCAAAACCCCCACCCCCATCATCACTTCTCAAAATTCTGCTCCGATTTCAGTCAAAGAACCTGATTCAGCTCAAATTAAAGAAACCCAGCTGGAAAAAGATATGAAAAATGACGATTCGAGCAAGATTAAGGATGCCCAGCTGGGGAAAAGTGAGGAAGCGGTGGTTAAGAAACCTAAGGTGGCAATTACTCCTGATGCGAGCCTTCTTGAGTTGAAGGATAAGGCGGCAAGTTTTGATCCCAAGAAGGCGGCATATTGGGGAAAGGGACAAAGGGTGCCGTTTATGTTTGTAGCGAAGGCGTTGGATGCTATTTCTAAAGAATCAGGGCGGATTGCGATAACTGCAATTGTTTGTAACATGTTGAGGACTGTGATGGAAACGACGCCAGAGGATTTGGTGGCTGTTGTTTACCTTTTGGCGAACCGGATTGCTCCAGCTCATGAAGGATTGGAGCTTGGGATTGGGGATGCTTCGATTATTAAGGCTCTGTCCGAGGCGTGCGGAACAAAAGAAGCACAAATTAAGAAGCAGTACAAG GAGCTTGGTGATCTAGGCCTTGTTGCAAAAGCAAGCCGTTCGTCTCAGTCTTTAATGCGCAAACCAGAAGCACTAACTGTTGTTAAAGTTTTTGATACATTTCGCCTTATTGCTAAG GAATCTGGTAAGGatagtcaagagaagaaaaagaatcatATCAAGGCACTACTGGTTGCTGCTACTGATTGTGAACCTCAGTACTTGATTCGTCTGCTCCAG GCTGCTAAAATCGTGAAACAAGTTTACTCGGTAATTCCAGTCTATGATAAAATAATCCCTGCTCTTCTTGCTGATGGTGTATGGGATCTTCCCAAGACATGTAGCTTTTCACCTGGTGTTCCTGTTGGACCTATGCTAGCAAAACCAACTAAGGGAGTTTCTGAAATATTGGATAAGTTTCAGGATATTGAATTCACCTGTGAATACAAGTATGATGGAGAACGTGCTCAG ATTCACTACATGGAGGATGGTACAGTGGAGATATATAGTCGAAATGCAGAAAGAAACACTGGAAAGTATCCTGATGTTGTGGATGCAATTTCAAGGTACTTTTATTGTAGCCCATTCCAACTTTGA
- the LOC113714368 gene encoding DNA ligase 1-like isoform X1, giving the protein MASRPSAFDLLMSNASKKKSEQKQQKLSPKKRKTPTPIITSQNSAPISVKEPDSAQIKETQLEKDMKNDDSSKIKDAQLGKSEEAVVKKPKVAITPDASLLELKDKAASFDPKKAAYWGKGQRVPFMFVAKALDAISKESGRIAITAIVCNMLRTVMETTPEDLVAVVYLLANRIAPAHEGLELGIGDASIIKALSEACGTKEAQIKKQYKELGDLGLVAKASRSSQSLMRKPEALTVVKVFDTFRLIAKESGKDSQEKKKNHIKALLVAATDCEPQYLIRLLQAKLRIGLAEQTLLAALGHAAVYADKQSSTPANIDSSLEEAAKIVKQVYSVIPVYDKIIPALLADGVWDLPKTCSFSPGVPVGPMLAKPTKGVSEILDKFQDIEFTCEYKYDGERAQIHYMEDGTVEIYSRNAERNTGKYPDVVDAISRYFYCSPFQL; this is encoded by the exons ATGGCTTCTCGCCCTTCTGCCTTCGACCTCCTCATGTCCAATGCTAGCAAGAAAAAGTCCGAGCAGAAACAACAAAAACTATCTCCCAAGAAACGCAAAACCCCCACCCCCATCATCACTTCTCAAAATTCTGCTCCGATTTCAGTCAAAGAACCTGATTCAGCTCAAATTAAAGAAACCCAGCTGGAAAAAGATATGAAAAATGACGATTCGAGCAAGATTAAGGATGCCCAGCTGGGGAAAAGTGAGGAAGCGGTGGTTAAGAAACCTAAGGTGGCAATTACTCCTGATGCGAGCCTTCTTGAGTTGAAGGATAAGGCGGCAAGTTTTGATCCCAAGAAGGCGGCATATTGGGGAAAGGGACAAAGGGTGCCGTTTATGTTTGTAGCGAAGGCGTTGGATGCTATTTCTAAAGAATCAGGGCGGATTGCGATAACTGCAATTGTTTGTAACATGTTGAGGACTGTGATGGAAACGACGCCAGAGGATTTGGTGGCTGTTGTTTACCTTTTGGCGAACCGGATTGCTCCAGCTCATGAAGGATTGGAGCTTGGGATTGGGGATGCTTCGATTATTAAGGCTCTGTCCGAGGCGTGCGGAACAAAAGAAGCACAAATTAAGAAGCAGTACAAG GAGCTTGGTGATCTAGGCCTTGTTGCAAAAGCAAGCCGTTCGTCTCAGTCTTTAATGCGCAAACCAGAAGCACTAACTGTTGTTAAAGTTTTTGATACATTTCGCCTTATTGCTAAG GAATCTGGTAAGGatagtcaagagaagaaaaagaatcatATCAAGGCACTACTGGTTGCTGCTACTGATTGTGAACCTCAGTACTTGATTCGTCTGCTCCAG GCTAAACTGCGCATTGGTTTAGCTGAGCAAACTCTGTTAGCTGCTTTGGGCCATGCTGCAGTTTATGCTGATAAGCAATCTTCAACTCCTGCAAATATAGATTCTTCTTTAGAAGAG GCTGCTAAAATCGTGAAACAAGTTTACTCGGTAATTCCAGTCTATGATAAAATAATCCCTGCTCTTCTTGCTGATGGTGTATGGGATCTTCCCAAGACATGTAGCTTTTCACCTGGTGTTCCTGTTGGACCTATGCTAGCAAAACCAACTAAGGGAGTTTCTGAAATATTGGATAAGTTTCAGGATATTGAATTCACCTGTGAATACAAGTATGATGGAGAACGTGCTCAG ATTCACTACATGGAGGATGGTACAGTGGAGATATATAGTCGAAATGCAGAAAGAAACACTGGAAAGTATCCTGATGTTGTGGATGCAATTTCAAGGTACTTTTATTGTAGCCCATTCCAACTTTGA
- the LOC113714368 gene encoding DNA ligase 1-like isoform X4, giving the protein MASRPSAFDLLMSNASKKKSEQKQQKLSPKKRKTPTPIITSQNSAPISVKEPDSAQIKETQLEKDMKNDDSSKIKDAQLGKSEEAVVKKPKVAITPDASLLELKDKAASFDPKKAAYWGKGQRVPFMFVAKALDAISKESGRIAITAIVCNMLRTVMETTPEDLVAVVYLLANRIAPAHEGLELGIGDASIIKALSEACGTKEAQIKKQYKESGKDSQEKKKNHIKALLVAATDCEPQYLIRLLQAAKIVKQVYSVIPVYDKIIPALLADGVWDLPKTCSFSPGVPVGPMLAKPTKGVSEILDKFQDIEFTCEYKYDGERAQIHYMEDGTVEIYSRNAERNTGKYPDVVDAISRYFYCSPFQL; this is encoded by the exons ATGGCTTCTCGCCCTTCTGCCTTCGACCTCCTCATGTCCAATGCTAGCAAGAAAAAGTCCGAGCAGAAACAACAAAAACTATCTCCCAAGAAACGCAAAACCCCCACCCCCATCATCACTTCTCAAAATTCTGCTCCGATTTCAGTCAAAGAACCTGATTCAGCTCAAATTAAAGAAACCCAGCTGGAAAAAGATATGAAAAATGACGATTCGAGCAAGATTAAGGATGCCCAGCTGGGGAAAAGTGAGGAAGCGGTGGTTAAGAAACCTAAGGTGGCAATTACTCCTGATGCGAGCCTTCTTGAGTTGAAGGATAAGGCGGCAAGTTTTGATCCCAAGAAGGCGGCATATTGGGGAAAGGGACAAAGGGTGCCGTTTATGTTTGTAGCGAAGGCGTTGGATGCTATTTCTAAAGAATCAGGGCGGATTGCGATAACTGCAATTGTTTGTAACATGTTGAGGACTGTGATGGAAACGACGCCAGAGGATTTGGTGGCTGTTGTTTACCTTTTGGCGAACCGGATTGCTCCAGCTCATGAAGGATTGGAGCTTGGGATTGGGGATGCTTCGATTATTAAGGCTCTGTCCGAGGCGTGCGGAACAAAAGAAGCACAAATTAAGAAGCAGTACAAG GAATCTGGTAAGGatagtcaagagaagaaaaagaatcatATCAAGGCACTACTGGTTGCTGCTACTGATTGTGAACCTCAGTACTTGATTCGTCTGCTCCAG GCTGCTAAAATCGTGAAACAAGTTTACTCGGTAATTCCAGTCTATGATAAAATAATCCCTGCTCTTCTTGCTGATGGTGTATGGGATCTTCCCAAGACATGTAGCTTTTCACCTGGTGTTCCTGTTGGACCTATGCTAGCAAAACCAACTAAGGGAGTTTCTGAAATATTGGATAAGTTTCAGGATATTGAATTCACCTGTGAATACAAGTATGATGGAGAACGTGCTCAG ATTCACTACATGGAGGATGGTACAGTGGAGATATATAGTCGAAATGCAGAAAGAAACACTGGAAAGTATCCTGATGTTGTGGATGCAATTTCAAGGTACTTTTATTGTAGCCCATTCCAACTTTGA
- the LOC113714368 gene encoding DNA ligase 1-like isoform X3 produces the protein MASRPSAFDLLMSNASKKKSEQKQQKLSPKKRKTPTPIITSQNSAPISVKEPDSAQIKETQLEKDMKNDDSSKIKDAQLGKSEEAVVKKPKVAITPDASLLELKDKAASFDPKKAAYWGKGQRVPFMFVAKALDAISKESGRIAITAIVCNMLRTVMETTPEDLVAVVYLLANRIAPAHEGLELGIGDASIIKALSEACGTKEAQIKKQYKESGKDSQEKKKNHIKALLVAATDCEPQYLIRLLQAKLRIGLAEQTLLAALGHAAVYADKQSSTPANIDSSLEEAAKIVKQVYSVIPVYDKIIPALLADGVWDLPKTCSFSPGVPVGPMLAKPTKGVSEILDKFQDIEFTCEYKYDGERAQIHYMEDGTVEIYSRNAERNTGKYPDVVDAISRYFYCSPFQL, from the exons ATGGCTTCTCGCCCTTCTGCCTTCGACCTCCTCATGTCCAATGCTAGCAAGAAAAAGTCCGAGCAGAAACAACAAAAACTATCTCCCAAGAAACGCAAAACCCCCACCCCCATCATCACTTCTCAAAATTCTGCTCCGATTTCAGTCAAAGAACCTGATTCAGCTCAAATTAAAGAAACCCAGCTGGAAAAAGATATGAAAAATGACGATTCGAGCAAGATTAAGGATGCCCAGCTGGGGAAAAGTGAGGAAGCGGTGGTTAAGAAACCTAAGGTGGCAATTACTCCTGATGCGAGCCTTCTTGAGTTGAAGGATAAGGCGGCAAGTTTTGATCCCAAGAAGGCGGCATATTGGGGAAAGGGACAAAGGGTGCCGTTTATGTTTGTAGCGAAGGCGTTGGATGCTATTTCTAAAGAATCAGGGCGGATTGCGATAACTGCAATTGTTTGTAACATGTTGAGGACTGTGATGGAAACGACGCCAGAGGATTTGGTGGCTGTTGTTTACCTTTTGGCGAACCGGATTGCTCCAGCTCATGAAGGATTGGAGCTTGGGATTGGGGATGCTTCGATTATTAAGGCTCTGTCCGAGGCGTGCGGAACAAAAGAAGCACAAATTAAGAAGCAGTACAAG GAATCTGGTAAGGatagtcaagagaagaaaaagaatcatATCAAGGCACTACTGGTTGCTGCTACTGATTGTGAACCTCAGTACTTGATTCGTCTGCTCCAG GCTAAACTGCGCATTGGTTTAGCTGAGCAAACTCTGTTAGCTGCTTTGGGCCATGCTGCAGTTTATGCTGATAAGCAATCTTCAACTCCTGCAAATATAGATTCTTCTTTAGAAGAG GCTGCTAAAATCGTGAAACAAGTTTACTCGGTAATTCCAGTCTATGATAAAATAATCCCTGCTCTTCTTGCTGATGGTGTATGGGATCTTCCCAAGACATGTAGCTTTTCACCTGGTGTTCCTGTTGGACCTATGCTAGCAAAACCAACTAAGGGAGTTTCTGAAATATTGGATAAGTTTCAGGATATTGAATTCACCTGTGAATACAAGTATGATGGAGAACGTGCTCAG ATTCACTACATGGAGGATGGTACAGTGGAGATATATAGTCGAAATGCAGAAAGAAACACTGGAAAGTATCCTGATGTTGTGGATGCAATTTCAAGGTACTTTTATTGTAGCCCATTCCAACTTTGA